In the genome of Urocitellus parryii isolate mUroPar1 chromosome 7, mUroPar1.hap1, whole genome shotgun sequence, the window CAGCCAGGAAGCTGCTGTCGCAACCAGGAGAAAGCCGCAGAACCTGGGCAGAGGTACAGTGGCGTGGCAATGCAGATCCTGATTAAGCCCCATCCCCAAACTTAGAAGGCAGACTATAGGATTTAAAGAGGAAGATCAGGGTGTCAGAGAAGCCTAGACTCATGGGCAGATGAGGACTGGAAATGAGGTGGAGCTAACTTGGTATGAGATAAGAAGTTCAAGACAATGGACAGAGGTGAAAGTCTCCACAAGGCGGGCTCTTAAAGGGTGGATGGTGATCACCATCACTGTGGACTTGGAGCTAGGTTCTGTAGGCGTTTCAACTAACATTCTCACTTAACCCCATGACCACCTGCCTGATAGAAGAAAGCTGTACTCAAGTTCTGAGTTCTGAGCTACACTGCTCTGAGTGCATTCATATAACCACGTGAGTTATTTGCATTCCCATGTTTTTGATGAGAAATCCTGGGCATAAGTGCTAGGTAGTTTGGCCCAggtcccatagctcttgaatttGCATATTAGTCTGTGTTCTgtaactataacaaaatacctaagattgGGTAGCTTatagagaaaagaggtttatttagattACACACAGTGTTGGAGGCTGCTAGTCCAGACAACATGGCAAAAATACTGGTTAAATCATCACATAATGGCAGATGCCTTCATGGTACATAAAAGGGAGAGAgcacatggtgagacaggaaacCAGGAGGAGAGGCTAAGCTCACTCTTTTATAacatttactctctctctctctttttttttttttttagttgttgatggacctttattttatttatttatatgtggtgctgagaatcatacccagggcctcaacacatgctaagcaagggctctaccactaagctacaaccccagctcaaatTCAGTCTCCCTTGAGAAGAATCTCAATCCCTTTCCAAGGGCACGCCCCCAAACTTAATAACCTCCcaggaggccccacctcttaaaggtctctGCAGATCTCACGCCTCCACACTGAGGAACAAACTTCCAACACATGAAACCTTGggagacacactcaaaccataccCAAATCCTACCGAGCACCTGGACTGGGGAAATGAGGTTCAAAGGCAAAGGGGACTGGCCCTGAGATAGATCCAGTAGTCTGGCCCCAGAGCACACACTCTTCAACTACAACACCAGTGTTCTAGGTTTAGTGGCTGAAACTCAGCGGATCAGAACAAAACTCATATTGTACCCCCCAACATTATGAAAATTCCCACACACATagaaaagctgaaaaaataatataatgaatacCTGTACACCATCAACTTTGATTCAACCATTATAGAcgttttttcatatttgctttataattgtATTACAAAAGTTTTGCTGAACCATTTGAGAGtactttttaaacattgcaaCACTTCACCATTAAATACATCTGCAGGTATTTCCTGAAAATGAGGACAATCTTCCCCACGACTGTAATGACCAATGTCACATCtaagaaaatcaataataattccacaataatatataaatatcaagTTCACATTCAAATTTCCCCCAATTATCCCAAAGTtttggtgttctttttttcttttccagccaAAATCCTATCAAGATTCACACATGGCATTTCAATTTGATATCTCTGCTGCAGTTCTTTAAACAGTCCTactttttggcattttaaaaatataacagatTAGAAAATATTGCAGTGTATTGTGTGCCCATAgtacaataatttattaaatcattATTTGTTATTGAGCTGAGATATCAGTTCGACTACCTTCACAAAAGCTAAAGTAGCAATGATGTAAATATAATAGAAGTCTGTTTTACTCATAATAATCCAATCATGGgaccctctctcctctcttatcTCTCTGCCACTCTCAAACATGGCATCCGCCCCGTGATCTAAGATGGCagatccttccttcctcctggtcTTCATTGCATCAAGAAAGGGGGAAGGAAATAGGGAGGGCATCACATACAATTCTGCTCTGATCCCATTGATTAAAAGTCACACAGTCTTAAGTTTGGTAGCATATGTGCCTTCCTGAATTTTTGGTGTCTTATTATTAAAGGGATATGGAAAAATGGGCACTAGAGGGTCACCAGCCTACACAGTTTAAGTGAGCATGTTGTTGAACcctgacacaaagaaaagaccaccaactccaattttaaatcaaattaaagcaagctttaATGTGCACAAAGAGCTGATCAGCATCCCAACACGAGCTAGAGATCAGCacccccagctctccaggaacaaggttttatagcacaaaaagttgcaaagagaacttacagctaacaggattttgacaagcataatacaaaggcagatagtaggttaatgatctatATGGTATTTCCAGGTAGAtaataaattcagatcccaacatcagagtTTATGAGGTACCACTGAGATTTCAGAGAAGGTTGTTATCTGGTCGggggagccaggatttatgaggcGCCACTAAGGtgttagagagggttgttatctggtcagggaaagccaggcttgggtgagttcaaggcacggacaggaattccaaacaagtttagaaaatgcagtattttatagtaaaatagaaattaacttttcatgactttatgATGAGACAgctcccaatctttttttttttttttttttttttttttagttgtagatgtatacaaacctttgtttatttacttttatgtggtgctgaggatcgaacccagtgcctcacgcttattaggcaagtgctctaccactgagacacaatctCAGACCCAGGCTCCCaatcttttttgttgctgttgttgatagatctttatttctatttatttatgtgcggtgctgagaatcaaacccagggcctcacacgtgccaggcaagtgcgtaccgctgagccccagccccagccctgaggctcccaatcttaaaatggaattaggctgggttcatgtAAGGGGTCCTGGGTCGGCTGTAACACTCCTTCTCACTCACTGTGGTTGTGGGTAAAGTTTGAAATCTTCAGCTGCTACATCATACCAATAACATAACAAAGACTTAACATTGTTGGGGTAGAAGCTATAATGGAAAGTATTCAAGTTTAAAGAAACTCTCCTAGGACAGAACTCAGTGCAGAAACGTGTCAAGGCgatagaaaaaaacataagagCCAAAAGATACATTCAAAAATTATATGAActaggctgaggttgtggctcagctgtagagcgctcgcctaacacgtacaaggccctgaattcgggctgggatgtagctcagtggcaaagcgtctgccttgcattcgcaaagccctgggttcgacccccagttccaaaaaagacaaaaaaaagaaccccaccaaaaaaaggcCCTGaattcgagcctcagcaccacaaaaaaaaaaaaaaaaatacgtaaaataaaggtattgtgtccaaccacatctaaaaaaataaattaaaaaaaattatatgaactgagcaagaccctatatcaaaacaaaaataaaaaaaggattggggtgtGACTTAGagggtttaatcctcaatacaaaaaaaaaaaaaaagaaagaaaaatcaagcccagtggcacacatctataatcccagctactttggagcctgagacaggaggatcacaagttcaaggccaacctcagcaacttaaggaaaccatgtgtcaaaattaaaaaataaaaaataaaaaaaaccagaaaggactatagatgtagctcagtggtaaagtgcccctgggttcaatccccaccaccaaaaaaaaaagttaagcaaaTCCTCCTTGAGAGTCAGCCTGGCTCCCAGTGGAGAAGGGCCTCCTGCTTCCAATACAGAGTCACAGCACATCAGCAGGAGGGGTGCTCAGTCAGCTCTTGAAAGATGCAAGTGCCTGGAATAAACAGAGGTAGAGGGAGCGCAGAATTAGACACTCCGATCATGAGCCGGATAATCCTGACCAACGTTCTCTCttgaaaataacatgaaaaacagAGAACACATACACtcgcatacacacacacctgcacgGGCATTCTGGCAGGGAATGgaacacacacgcacatgcacacagatgcacatatgcacacatgcacatgaacacacacgcgcatacatgtgcacacacacacccaggcattCTAGCAGGGAATGACAAGGCCAAGatccagaggaagaaggaaaccCAGAGAAGTGAACCTAGTGTCTTGAGCCGCTTTTCCTGGTGGTAGTGACTAATTTAGGGAGAGGCACCTGAGAGCAAGCTGACGCGCTTCCCTGGCTCACAGGGATGCAGAGATGGATACAGGAGATCAGGGCATGCCAAGCAAGGGCCCCAGATAAAAGCCCTGGGCTGCAGGTCGGGTCCCCCCAGGGAGCACATCCTAGCAGGGGATGAGCCAGAAACAGATCAGACCTCTAAGGCCACTGGAGCATGGCTGCGGGCATCTCCATCCCTGGCTGGGCTAAGGCCCTGGCCTGCCAGAAGCAGCCAGAAGTCCACTCTGAAGGAATGGAACATCATCCAGCCTCAAACCACTCCAAGTTCTCACGCACCATGTTCAGAACACAATGGACGCACAGGAAAGGCCGCCGGACACTGGGTACACCCCACGGGAAGCAACAGGAGCTGCACCACACCACACAAGCCCAGGCCTGTACAGgcgaggcaagcaccctaccactcaACCTGAATCCTAACAGCTTACAAGAAACACAAGGAATAGAGGAGCATGCTCAGCGAGATCCTGGACGTGGAAACTGTAGAGGACAGACACCTCGGCTTCTTCAACAAGAAAGTGGGGAGGGGGATAGAAGTTCAGTGGGTTAGaccaaggggaatgaagggaagggagggggaagggagggggacagTCAGGAGAAGGAATCAGACGTCACTTGCCCATGTTCATGTATGAATCAATACACGACCAGAGAAACTCCACGTCACGTACGGCCACAAGAACGGGAAGCTCTACTCCGTGTATGTGAGGTATGTCAAACACACCCTACTGTCACGTGTAACTaggaagaacaacaaaaaaagatttaaaaagaaagtggcAGAGGAGAGTGGGAGAAGGAGTGTTTTGAACTTAAAGAGCCTTTAGAAGAATATCAACCAAACACAACATGAGGACCTTATTTGGATCCTGATTCTAACCAACAACAGTAAAAAGACATGGATGTGACAACTGGGGACATTTAAATCTTGCCTGATAAAAAGGAACGTGTGTGAGAgagaagttttttgttgttgttgttgttgttttttctgtttgtttgttttttggttgtagttggacacaatacctttattttattttatttgtacgtGCTGCTGAGGAACAAACTCAGTGCCTcggcacatgctaggcgagcgctctacctctgagccacaaccccagcccccatggtttggttttattttactatttatttgttttgtgacaagatctcactgtgttgcccaggctggtcttaactCCTACGCTCAAATGATCCTGCGGCCTCCGtgtcctgagcagctgggaccacAGCcacacaccactgtgcctgacttgtggtttggtttcatgttttttttttttttccttttttcagagATGTGGAAGTTTATTTAGGGAAGCAGAGGCtcttcaagggagaatgtgggctatcTTGAGATGAGACACTTGGGAGGTAAAGCAAAGAACCACAATTCAAGGGAGAAAGCAGACCATCTGCAGAGGAAGAGACTGCCATGGTTTGCCAAGGAGAAAGGGGTTGGGGGGTGGCTTAGAGgttgagcacttacctagcatgcatgggccCTGGGGTGGATTCCCAGCACTGAGGTGTGTGAGGAGAATGTTCTTCTCTCTTAAAAGAAAGTAAGTAACTATTTGTAGAAGTTAATACATGTTTCCATTTGCTTTAAATAATCCAGTGGAggccaggtgtagtggtacacacctgtagtctcagtggctcaggaggctgaggcaggaggattcacaagttcaaagccagcctcagcaatttagtgaggccctaagcaacttagagaaaccctgtctcaaaaaatagcaattgctggggatgtggcttagtagttaagcaacccctgggttccatctccagtactactattactactactactagtactactactactatactactactactactactactaataataataataataataataataataataatgatctagtggatgagagagaaatgagagggGCTCTAAGTGAAACCAAATATGTTCAAGTTAATAACTGATAAAAACGAGTGACGGACACATGGGGATTTGTtttactcctctctctctctctttttaagtatacttataatttttataataaaaccacaaatacatgaagagagggctggggttgtggctcagtggtagagcacttgcccagcatgtgtgaggccctgggtttgatcctcagcaccacatgaaaattttttaaaaataaataacacattgtgtccatctacaactacaaaaaaaattttttttaattatgaagagAAACTACAGGCATATGAGGACAAAAGACAATCTGGGTGaaaactaggaagaaaaaaatggaaaataaagatccATAGAGGATACAAATAATGGAATCATTAAGCatggatttaaaaataagtatgcacaatatccaaaaataaaaaaataaaacacaagatggGGAATttaacagaaaactaaaaactgTCAAAACGAAgcagaaatttttctaaaactaaaaatacagtTGCTCTCCGATGATCACAGAATACAGAAGCAGCTTGATGACTCTCTGCCAAAGTGGATGTGGGCCCCGGCACCCAGTGGCACAGTCAGGGTTGGGCAAATGGTCGGAGCacagagacaggttctccctggAATTCCACCAAACCGTAGCTCAAGAGGCGGCGGCCATCGGAGCCCTCAGACCTGGACAGACTCCCGGAGGGTGGCCTTCGGTGTCAGGCCTCACTCGCGGCCCGCCCGAGTCCCAGACACGAGGGGAGCTTCCCTAAAAGCTGGAGGCCTAAGTGTCTTGGCTTCCATCGTGATGGTTTTGGTGGGGACGCCTGTCCTGTGTGGGAGCTGAGGACGGTCAACACTGAGGACCTTGGAGGATACAGAGAAAAGAACACGGGGAACAGAAAAGGCGTTAGTGAAACCAGAAACCCACACAGAAGAGTGAAGAACCATTACCTTGCCACTAGTCGCACCGCCAATCTGCTCACCAGAACCGGGAGGTAAAGAGGAGGGTGTTATGGAAAAGAAAGTCAAGAGCCAAGATTAAAATcaaagtgggaggaggaggaggaggaggagagatgttCCTGGTAAGAGGAGACCTCTATGAAGAAGTAAAAGGATAAGAAGAAACATGTGGGCAGGcgtggtgatgcatacctgtaatcccagcagctcaggaggctaaggcaggaggatggaaagttggaggcccccccccccgggggcaattcagcaagaccctgtctcaaaaataaaaaaataaaaataagaggggctggggatgtagctcagtggtagagtgcccctgagttcaatccccagtgctgagaagaaaagaaatacataaaagaagCGCCACTTTCTGAAGAAGAGTCACGAGTCTGCATAGCACTTCCCAGTCCAGAGGAAAGGGCCAGAGAGCAAGGACCAACGGAAGGGACCGGGACCGTGGTGAATCACCAGGACGCTTCATGTTTAAGATTCAGCCAGGAGCCGGGCGCGttggcccaggcctgtaatcccaggggctgcaGAGCCCATGACAGAGAGCTTAAACAAGTACTTCTTCCTCACGCTTCTGAAGGTTGGCGAATCCAAGATCAAATCACCAGTAGACTCCAGGGTGAGGACCCGCTTCTTGGCTCTCGCAGTGTCCTCTAATGGTAGAAAGGGGAAAAGCTCCCCGTTctttggagtcttttttttttttttgacactaggggcactttaccactatgtaccccaggccttttaaaattttatttagagacagggtctcactagattgctttgagcctaagttgccgaggctggctttgaacttgcgatcctcccgcTTCAGCCTCTCGGGGCCCctgcgattacaggcatgcaccaccatacccagcgaAGGTCAGGATTTCAATATAGGAATTTTCAGTAGGCACAAACATTCTGTTGACAGCAGTTatagatagtggtgatggttgcacaacattgtgaatgtatcTAATGTCACTGAATTATACACAAAACATGGTTAAAAGCGCATATTTTATGTTATGTTAAAAATTACATTCCTGGGGgtgttactcagtggtagagcatttgcctaacatagACTGTTGAACCACAAAGAAACATTCTGAACCACAAATACCAGAAGATTGACAAGGGATTTCTGACTTTCAGAGAAGCTTTCCTGAGAACCTGCACATTTCTCTGCAGGAAAATCATATAAAGGGCTCGGatgcagatcagtggtagagcgcttgcccagcatgtcaaggccctgggttccatccttagtcaTCCGCACCCCTCCCCCACAATCACGTACAAAGTCAGAAAGCTCAATCCTGTGTCACTCCTCTTCAAGATGCCAGAGGAGAGGGACGCCCACAACCTGCCTTTGGGGCATGTACACCTTTGGTGGCCTTTAATTAATCTTTACTTGTGCCTTGCCTTTGACCCATCCTGGAATTCTTTTCAGCAGCCATGGAAACCTGGGCCAAATTGAGGTTCCATTGCCCCTTGGAAGAACCTCGTTGAACCCCTGTCTAATGACTATCTACCCCGCCCCCCAGGATCAGAAGCCCCAGTCTTTAAGATCTCTAATCAGATAATGCTTGGACCAACGTACTTTAGACAAGAAGGAGCCTTGAAACTTCATGCCCTCCATCCTCCCGCTGACTCACAAGAGAAGATCATGGTCCAAGGAGACCACGCTTGCTGCCCAACATCCTGCTGTGACTTACTTGCCATTTTTCCTTCTGTAGAGAGAAATATGAGGGGCTGTTAGATCCAGTGTAAGTGACCCCAGGTGCCACTGGCTACTGAGCCTCCAGGGACGAGGGTCCTGGAGTAACCTGCTGCTGGTGAGGGGGCGGACTGCGGCCGCACTGCAGCACCTCTGGTAGCACAGGACCGTGCTCTGCTGACATCACAAGCAGAATGCAGGGGCTGGCTGCACTTTAATTGTGACATCGGGGAGCAAAGCTGGGGCAGTCCTTAAGGAGGAAAGCCACCTTGACAGGGAGACTACAGACCAGCAGCCAAAGGCAAAGGTAAGAGCGTGGTCACTAGGCCCCAAGAGCAGCGAGGCCCGTGGGTTGCTGTAGGACGGAAGAGGCTGCACACCCGAGGGACTTGCAGCAAGCAGGGGCAGAGGCCCAGAGGATCCATCCCTCAAACCCTCTGGACAATGagtctggaaattctttgaactttatacccagtgagAGGAGTGGCTTGAAGGTTGACATGAAAAGTGCTTTTTGTTCCCCTTTTTTAGACTAGACAGaggttttacaagttttttttttttttttctgcaaacccGGCATTTACAAAAAGAGGAAGCTACAAATCACAATGCCCTCTGCAGAAGTTTTTTTGCTGGTATCCTGTATAAAAATCTTTCTGACAAGAAGAGAGGCTTACTTACGGCGAGGGGCTTTTGGGTGGGGGTACCTGTTCTGCTTCAGGGTGGGGGACCTGGTGAGTGGGGCTGGGGCGAGGCGCCCACGCCGAGTGCCCAAGGTACTTCCCTTCTCAACACAGGGCAGCAACGGATATGGCTCTCCCTGACATGCAGCAAGTTTCACGTGAGTCCTTGTGCCTCTCACCTCCTCCGAGCACCAAGGCAGTGGGTGAAACACCTTCCTACCGCCCCTCTGCCCTCTTGCCCACAGTTGGGACTGGGACAAGAACACAGTCCCCAGTGTATGCCTCCCATTGGTTTAGTGACACAGTCCAGTTGCCCCTCGGCAAACAGCTGCTGCCAAGAGGAGCACAGTTGTACCCCTGAAGCGTGACTCCAGTGAGGCTTTGCTCTGtctccccagggccagcccagGACCAAGTCCCAGCCCCACAGCTCCCCGCCTTGCCCTCGAGACCTTCCCAAGGCCAGCTCCTGCTGAATAACACCCTCCGCACATTCGAGGACCAAGTCCTGTGTCCCATTTGCTTGGAGGTGTTCCATAACCCGGTCACCACCGCCTGTGGCCACAACTTCTGCATGACCTGTCTCCAAAGTTTCTGGGACCACCAGGCTGCCACGGGGGAGACCCACTATTGCCCCCAGTGCAGAGAGAGCTTCCCCTCCAGGCCCCGGCTCTGCAAGAACGTCATTCTAGGGGAGATGGTGGCCTGCTTCACCCAGGGTAAGAACCAGGCCACGGGGCCCTTGTGGAACACAGCTGGGCCCAGGGACGTGCCCTGTGACTTCTGCTCCCCCCAGAAGCTCCGGTCTGTCAAATCGTGCCTGCACTGTGTGGCCTCTCTGTGTGAGAAGCACCTGCGCAGCCACTTTGAGGACCAGATGTTCCAGAGCCACCAGCTGCTGGAGCCTGTGCAGGATCTCAAGACCCGCTTGTGTCGCAAGCACCGCAAGCTCCGGCAGCTGTACTGTCGCACGGAAGGCTGCTGCGTGTGTGGTGCCTGCCTACTAGAGGAACACAAGAACCACGAAACGGCCCCGCTGGAGGAGGAGCGAGCCCGCAAGGAGGTGAGGTGGCAGGAGCAGGGAGTGGGGGGCTCTCAGCTCAcatcctaagaggaaaattatgCAGCTAAGGCTGAAGGTGGTGGCGTGGGCCTGCAGTCTCAGCTATTCGggagctgaggccagaggatcacaagttccagagcctgggcaacagagcaagaccttgtctcaaaaacaaaaagaaaaacaaacaaaaaaatcccgcAGTTGATGAAGCAATAGTCAGCAGGATTGTGTCATGACAGGAAAAGGCTgttgagggggctggggtcagtggcagagcgcttgcctagcacatgccagggcctgggttctattctcagcactgcatatgaataaaataaaggtccattgacaacttaaaaaaaaaaaaaaagggcactGTTAAGTTAATAGGATGCAGAATTGTATTGGGGAGGGACCCAAGAACTTTTCAGTCTATTTCAACATTATCAAAGTACAAATAAAGCCAGGCGCGgtaacacatgcctataatcccagcaatctgggaggctgagacaggaggattacaagtttcagccacttaccaagaccctgtctcaagtttAAAAAGTCGAAGcactgaaggtgtagctcagaggtagagagcccCTAGCTTCCGTTActattacaataaaaaaatacaagagtACAAACACATCTGTCCTTTTCCctacttttgaattttattgaatatagtTGGATGAGTTTTTAAGAGAAATCCTCATATTTTAGATACCCTGACTTATATATTATACAACAGTGCTATTCCCACAGAGCCACTGTGTCAGGATGTAAACCCATGCATCACTGAATTCACCACTTAGTTTGAGGAACACTTTTTTCCCATTGCCAGACTGTCTCAAAGAAGGAAGCactatgtcaattaaaaaaaaaattgtagttatggatggacacagtgcctttattttacttgtctatttttatgtggtgctgaggattgaacccagggcctcaaaacCAGGCAGgggctctgccactcagctacagccccagcctccacaTCAGTTTACAGTCTGACCAGCAACCGTCTGTGGACAGACACTTGCCAAAGCACTGTTCTGTAATCTAACGATGCAAATGCCAGTTTGCTGGAAGAGGTGGAAATGATAGGCTCATGTAGAAGGACTTGGGCCTGGAGTATGGCTCTGGGGAATGCAGGTGGCTGTGTGACTGCTATCGCTCACCAGGCCCCAGTGAAACCTTCACAGCCCCTTCCTGTGGCCTGAAACCATGGTCATCACTGTTAGGAGCAGTGAACCTCATTCCTATGAATGGCACAGGCTCTCAGTAGGTGAGAGACCAGGAGCAGAGGGGTAGTGGGCCAGGCGCCGTCCACCCTTTGGCTCTGGTCTTTTTCATTCCCCTTGAGGCCAGCAGATGAATGCAAGAGATACGTCTGTCTCTTCTGGGCTTGGACAGGGGATGCTTGGAGCAGGGCTTCTCCAAGGCCCCTTCTCTGAATCAGggcccctccttctccccctacCCCAGATGGAGGTTCGGAAAGTCCAGGCCAACGTGGAGAACGAGATGCTAATCATTGCCTCCGACAGCCAGAAGCACCAGGGGCGAGTGACCTTTCTCTCGGTAAGGTGGAGctgtccccaccccaggcccaggctgCCCCAGCACCCTGCATCAGGCTGAGGGCCCTCTTGGGACCTGAAAAGGGGGGTCTAGGTGTAGGATGGTGGGGTAGGAAGAACAGGTGGACAGACAGGGCCGTGAAAGTAGGGTACAGGAGTGGGGATCAAAGATGCCTGTCAACTCACCCACCCAGAAACTCATCCAGACGATGCGGGATGAGGTGAACACCTGCTTCTCCGAGATCATCCACGAGGTCAAACAGCTGCAGATAAAGGTCTTGGATTTCGTGGAGAAAGAGGAGGCAACTGCCCTGGGGAAGCTGGGCAGCTCCATCCAGCAGAGCCACAACCGGCTTCTGAAGCTAGAGGGAGACAGTGTCTGGCTCCACACCCTGCTCACCAACAGAAGTGATGAGCAATTCCTGCAGGCAAGACCCCACCCTGGCTCCGGCCCTGCCGCCTCTCCATGCTCCCTCCACCCTCAAACACACCAGATCTGCCCAGACCTCAGAAAAAGTGAGCAGCGTGTGGGGCTGCATCGCTTTGTCCATTCCC includes:
- the LOC113193932 gene encoding tripartite motif-containing protein 16-like, with the translated sequence MALPDMQQVSRPAQDQVPAPQLPALPSRPSQGQLLLNNTLRTFEDQVLCPICLEVFHNPVTTACGHNFCMTCLQSFWDHQAATGETHYCPQCRESFPSRPRLCKNVILGEMVACFTQGKNQATGPLWNTAGPRDVPCDFCSPQKLRSVKSCLHCVASLCEKHLRSHFEDQMFQSHQLLEPVQDLKTRLCRKHRKLRQLYCRTEGCCVCGACLLEEHKNHETAPLEEERARKEMEVRKVQANVENEMLIIASDSQKHQGRVTFLSKLIQTMRDEVNTCFSEIIHEVKQLQIKVLDFVEKEEATALGKLGSSIQQSHNRLLKLEGDSVWLHTLLTNRSDEQFLQEFPKLKHIPGSAEPLMGTNCEETQSFLQLPETLAELRTQLVDMGLHFVNQLLMKGIRMNSYEVLPLTMDRKTLLQCYCNLNFDPSTASEELFLFKETHSVLNLGILLEPSATGGPVPGFKQWPQVLCSRGLSEGRYYWEAEVSNSWMCLGVTYRRSPQLNGVPRRNIVYLLGRNPYSWCLEWDSLKFSVWHNNTQTVLHGAYHRTLGVALDCAAGCLSFYGVAGGVSLLYRFLATFLEPLFPAVMVSSGASVTLKQRPDA